Proteins found in one Bremerella volcania genomic segment:
- a CDS encoding UvrB/UvrC motif-containing protein — translation MDSSDHSENIDHILNTWNFEPGRLTARITTASDGRDVLQMRIEMGLLQMEINGRPDGERPYDFDSYLEYLQSQFLIDPTVPLTEDDCVEIDREFVQLYHRRICWLALREYEKAVRDADHTLALMDLCRDHSSDEEWIDSHEHFRPFVMFHRIQAKALIELEKHTPEHAIEQLTQGVEELRTFYEAEGMEDGEEFESDELHVRLIELRETLREQFEVGQTLNEQLAEAVANERYEQAAKLRDRIHRREDPR, via the coding sequence ATGGACTCCTCCGATCACTCTGAAAACATCGACCACATCCTCAATACGTGGAACTTTGAGCCTGGCCGGCTGACGGCCCGGATCACTACCGCCTCGGATGGACGCGACGTGCTGCAGATGCGGATCGAGATGGGCCTGCTGCAGATGGAAATCAATGGAAGGCCTGACGGTGAAAGACCTTACGACTTTGATTCGTATCTCGAATATCTCCAGTCGCAGTTCCTGATCGACCCGACGGTTCCTCTGACCGAAGACGATTGCGTCGAGATCGACCGGGAGTTCGTCCAACTGTATCACCGCCGTATTTGCTGGCTGGCTCTGCGCGAATACGAGAAAGCGGTCCGCGATGCCGACCACACGTTAGCCCTGATGGACCTCTGCCGCGATCACTCAAGCGACGAAGAATGGATCGACAGTCACGAACATTTTCGCCCGTTTGTGATGTTCCACCGCATTCAAGCCAAGGCCCTGATCGAGCTGGAAAAGCACACGCCAGAGCACGCCATCGAGCAGCTGACCCAGGGGGTCGAAGAGCTGCGGACCTTCTATGAAGCGGAAGGGATGGAAGATGGGGAAGAATTCGAGTCGGACGAACTGCACGTTCGCTTGATCGAGCTGCGGGAAACGCTTCGCGAGCAGTTCGAAGTAGGGCAGACCCTCAACGAACAATTGGCCGAAGCGGTGGCCAACGAGCGTTATGAACAGGCCGCCAAGCTGCGTGATCGCATCCACCGACGGGAAGATCCCCGCTAA
- the arfB gene encoding alternative ribosome rescue aminoacyl-tRNA hydrolase ArfB produces the protein MSTFDISPSIRIPWSELQFSYSRSSGPGGQHVNKTNTKATLKWDVQQTEALPPTVKQRFEKHWGARINKEGCLVISSEESREQRSNMEACLEKLKHMVTLSAKRPKPRIATKPSRSSVKRTQEKKRQHSDRKNQRRESKNISYRKD, from the coding sequence ATGTCGACCTTTGATATCAGTCCGTCCATCCGCATCCCCTGGAGCGAGTTGCAGTTTTCGTACTCGCGTTCGAGCGGGCCAGGGGGGCAGCACGTCAACAAGACCAACACCAAGGCCACGCTCAAATGGGACGTGCAGCAGACCGAAGCCCTGCCGCCGACGGTCAAGCAGCGGTTTGAAAAGCACTGGGGGGCTCGCATCAACAAGGAAGGCTGCCTGGTCATCAGCAGCGAGGAAAGCCGCGAGCAGCGCAGCAACATGGAGGCCTGCCTCGAAAAGCTGAAACATATGGTGACCCTCTCGGCCAAGCGTCCCAAGCCCCGCATCGCCACCAAGCCGTCGCGTAGTTCAGTCAAACGGACCCAGGAAAAGAAACGCCAGCACAGCGATCGCAAGAACCAGCGACGCGAGTCGAAGAACATTTCTTACCGGAAGGACTGA
- a CDS encoding PQQ-binding-like beta-propeller repeat protein: MPIRVRSLSCSFILLAACLLPALLVAEDWPTFLGPRHNSTSIETGLQVPWPKGGPEIVWQRELGTGYGIGSIANGKFFQFDRHGDQNRLEVLEVTTGQKLWQYEYPTEYEDALGYNNGPRCSPVIDEDRVYIYGAEGELHCVNIETHEAIWKRNLSEEYGVVPNFFGVGSTPVIFEDKLLVMVGGSPEEFKGLGPYQIGRVTGNGSAIVALDKKTGKEIYKISDELASYASLTLAEIDGRPWCFAFLRGGLLGFDPRDGAIDFHYPWRAKKLESVNASTPVVVGDEVFISECYALGSTLLKVKPGGYEVVWKDEERSRDHAMETHWNTAVYKDGYLYASSGRHSHQAELRCIDWKTGKVLWAEPSLTRSSLLLVEDYLICLSEYGALRLLKANPEKFDVISEVSLEDENGNALLKPPAWSAPILSNGRLFVRGDNRLVCLQVIPPGK; this comes from the coding sequence ATGCCGATACGGGTTCGCTCCCTTTCTTGTTCGTTCATCCTCCTTGCCGCTTGCCTCTTGCCTGCCCTGCTGGTTGCTGAAGACTGGCCGACCTTCCTGGGACCGCGTCATAATAGCACCTCCATCGAAACAGGCCTTCAGGTTCCCTGGCCCAAAGGTGGTCCGGAAATCGTTTGGCAGCGCGAGTTGGGGACCGGGTATGGAATCGGCAGCATCGCCAACGGCAAGTTCTTTCAGTTCGATCGACATGGTGATCAAAACCGGCTGGAAGTTTTGGAAGTCACTACCGGGCAGAAGCTATGGCAGTACGAATACCCGACCGAGTACGAAGACGCGCTCGGCTACAACAATGGTCCGCGTTGTAGCCCGGTGATCGACGAAGATCGCGTCTACATCTACGGCGCTGAAGGCGAACTGCACTGCGTCAACATCGAAACGCACGAGGCCATCTGGAAACGGAACTTGTCGGAAGAGTATGGTGTCGTGCCGAACTTCTTTGGGGTGGGCAGCACGCCGGTGATCTTTGAAGACAAACTGCTGGTGATGGTGGGCGGCAGCCCCGAAGAGTTTAAAGGCCTGGGCCCCTATCAGATCGGTCGCGTGACGGGCAATGGCAGCGCGATCGTAGCGCTCGATAAGAAGACGGGCAAAGAGATCTACAAGATCTCCGACGAACTGGCCAGCTACGCGAGTCTGACGCTGGCCGAGATCGACGGTCGCCCGTGGTGCTTCGCGTTCCTGCGTGGTGGTCTTTTGGGTTTCGATCCGCGTGATGGTGCGATCGATTTCCATTACCCTTGGCGGGCCAAGAAGCTGGAAAGCGTTAACGCCAGCACGCCTGTGGTGGTCGGCGACGAAGTCTTCATTTCGGAATGCTATGCGCTGGGCAGTACCCTGCTGAAAGTGAAGCCAGGCGGATATGAAGTGGTATGGAAGGACGAAGAACGGAGCCGCGACCACGCGATGGAAACGCACTGGAACACGGCCGTCTACAAAGATGGCTATCTGTACGCCAGCAGCGGACGCCATTCGCACCAGGCCGAACTGCGGTGTATCGATTGGAAGACTGGCAAAGTCCTCTGGGCCGAGCCCAGTCTGACGAGGAGTTCGCTGCTGTTGGTCGAGGACTACCTGATTTGCCTGAGTGAATACGGCGCGCTGCGTCTTCTGAAAGCGAACCCCGAAAAGTTCGATGTCATTTCCGAGGTTTCGCTGGAAGACGAAAACGGCAACGCATTGCTCAAGCCCCCGGCTTGGTCGGCGCCGATTCTTTCCAATGGGCGTTTGTTTGTGCGTGGGGATAACCGGTTGGTTTGTCTGCAGGTGATTCCACCGGGTAAGTAG
- a CDS encoding sugar phosphate isomerase/epimerase family protein — MAKFSMNQMTTLRWSFEQDCFRYREAGLSAIHVWRDKLHDFGEAKGAILLEELGLEVSALSWAGGFTGSDGRNFKDAVNDAKHAVDLAQELNAGCLIVYSGARGGHINKHAQRLFSGALEELIPYAEAHGVTLAIKPIRHKYGSDWTLVRRMTDALQLIDVIDSPRFKLVLDLYEFGDQDEVLDNLHLLVPYLALVQVGDRGCEPLEEPNRCLLGDGHLSLNATIAKLIQLGYDGPFDIELMGRDVQQLEYEHLLAHSMGFLQAMKIAT, encoded by the coding sequence ATGGCCAAGTTCTCGATGAACCAGATGACCACGCTACGCTGGTCGTTTGAACAAGATTGCTTCCGATACCGCGAGGCAGGCCTCTCGGCAATTCATGTCTGGCGGGACAAGCTGCACGACTTCGGCGAAGCCAAGGGTGCCATCCTGCTGGAAGAGTTGGGCCTGGAAGTTTCCGCCCTCAGTTGGGCTGGCGGTTTCACCGGTAGCGACGGACGCAACTTCAAAGATGCCGTCAACGACGCCAAGCATGCCGTCGACCTCGCCCAGGAACTCAACGCCGGCTGCCTGATCGTTTACAGCGGAGCACGCGGAGGGCACATCAATAAGCATGCCCAACGGTTGTTCTCCGGAGCGCTCGAAGAACTCATTCCGTATGCCGAAGCGCACGGAGTGACGCTCGCCATTAAACCGATCCGGCACAAGTACGGCAGCGACTGGACGCTGGTCCGCCGCATGACCGACGCGCTACAGCTGATCGACGTGATCGACTCGCCCCGATTCAAACTGGTGTTGGATCTTTACGAGTTCGGCGATCAGGACGAGGTGCTCGACAACCTGCATCTGCTGGTGCCGTACCTCGCCCTGGTCCAAGTCGGTGACCGCGGCTGCGAACCGCTGGAAGAGCCTAACCGATGCTTGCTGGGGGACGGGCACCTGTCCCTCAACGCGACGATCGCCAAGCTGATCCAACTCGGCTACGACGGCCCCTTCGACATCGAACTCATGGGCCGCGACGTCCAGCAACTGGAATACGAACACCTGCTTGCCCACAGCATGGGTTTCCTGCAAGCGATGAAGATCGCGACGTAG
- a CDS encoding aldo/keto reductase yields the protein METRKLGRTGLEISLLSIGGLYTSSLAGGVSETKRIMHKAVDLGVNAVDTAPAYADSEQTLGNAIADLTAPLIVTTKLGGRPTPFNPQDAAGLKASVEESLRLLGRQHVDILMIHEPDRPQQYPWWTSYDPLEGPVLEVLDALKQAGTIRFTGLAGTTVNEMTYLVRQNQFDVVLTAFNYNALFREAESTVIPAATANDMGIVLGSVMGQGFLTRPASVSDPSNQVWLSEARREQFQQYVRLLDESGISAVELCLRFAIAEPRIHTIPIGCKTIDQLETCVAAIEKGPLPTDVRARLDEIAAILPYRPYEEPMILPLGKNYHGPGIANMGAAVQVGKLAK from the coding sequence ATGGAAACGCGAAAACTTGGCCGGACGGGTCTTGAGATCAGTCTGCTCTCCATCGGCGGCTTGTATACCTCGTCGCTCGCTGGCGGCGTGAGCGAAACCAAGCGGATCATGCACAAGGCCGTTGACCTGGGCGTTAACGCCGTCGATACGGCCCCGGCCTATGCCGACAGCGAGCAGACGCTGGGCAATGCGATTGCCGACCTGACGGCACCGCTGATCGTGACGACCAAGCTCGGCGGCAGGCCCACGCCGTTCAACCCGCAAGATGCCGCCGGCCTGAAAGCTTCGGTCGAAGAGAGTCTGCGTCTGCTCGGCCGGCAGCACGTCGACATTCTGATGATCCACGAGCCCGACCGGCCGCAGCAATACCCATGGTGGACCAGCTACGATCCGTTGGAAGGCCCGGTCCTCGAGGTGCTGGACGCGCTGAAGCAGGCCGGGACGATTCGCTTCACCGGCCTGGCCGGCACCACCGTCAACGAGATGACCTACCTCGTTCGGCAGAACCAATTTGACGTCGTCCTGACCGCGTTCAACTACAACGCGCTGTTTCGCGAAGCCGAATCAACGGTTATCCCCGCCGCGACTGCCAACGATATGGGGATCGTCCTCGGTTCGGTCATGGGACAAGGCTTCCTGACACGCCCAGCCAGCGTTTCCGATCCCAGCAACCAGGTCTGGCTGTCGGAAGCACGCCGAGAGCAGTTCCAGCAGTACGTTCGCCTGCTCGATGAGTCAGGCATCTCGGCCGTCGAGCTTTGCCTGCGGTTTGCCATCGCCGAACCGCGCATCCACACGATCCCCATCGGCTGCAAGACGATCGACCAACTGGAAACCTGCGTCGCGGCCATCGAGAAAGGCCCACTGCCGACGGACGTTCGCGCGCGTCTGGACGAGATCGCGGCGATCTTGCCGTATCGCCCCTACGAAGAACCGATGATCTTGCCGCTGGGTAAAAACTATCACGGCCCAGGCATCGCCAACATGGGCGCCGCCGTTCAGGTTGGCAAGCTGGCGAAGTAG
- a CDS encoding aminotransferase class I/II-fold pyridoxal phosphate-dependent enzyme, whose product MTPEMLNSFTPPSTSIVDRLRHRAEHLGSQVAFTFLVDGEDEEIKLTYEQLDKRCQAIAAELQARGMEGERALLLFPPGLDFIAAFFGCLYAGVVAVPAYPPRRNRNMVRIQAIAEDAQAKVALTISEVYDRMVPMFEETPKLKTIEWISTDKVEDKLAAQWNQPGITAETLAFLQYTSGSTGTPKGVMLNHGNMMHNSALISYAFEHTRSVRACFWLPMYHDMGLIGGVLQPMQIGQPNVLMSPMAFLQQPYRWLRAISKYQCNISGGPNFAYELCVQKITPEQREKLDLSSWELAFNGAEPVKPETLDRFAKTFEPCGFRREAFYPCYGMAEATLIISGGMKKSPPVIQAVDGYALDQHQVMDADPDDDGARLIVGCGNTLPDQRILIVDPDTFAKRQADEVGEVWVQGPSIAKGYWRNEEATEAIFNAYTSDTNEGPFLRTGDLGFMQTNGELFITGRLKDMIIVRGVNRYPQDIEQTVTQCHDLLEGMTAAAVMAEVADKERLIVVAEAPRAKRKDLTDIIAAIRREVAIEHEVSVDGVALIRRGSIPKTSSGKIQRHACREHFLTHTLPVLERWVAWDEVQVSEEIQRVKLRRAQLEAARADAEGLAVSDPLVRQRTMQMVIDKIREIAKDRGRQIEPETDILELDLDSLERMEIIASIEDHYGARFPDDVLPSMRTVAQVADCIEIYLATDDMHPAPPSEIPQEMFGFSALPEYRQVRQISEQLGDLGLPNPYFQVLDSPTSATAIVDGKEVINFAGYNYLGLAEHPEVKKAAIQAIETLGVSTSGSRLISGERALHRDLESELARFIGVPSSMLMSGGHAANETTIGHLLRTGDLILHDSMAHSSIITGANLSGARRRPYPHNDWRELDEILHDIRKDYRRVLIVAEGIYGMEGDVCPLPQLIEIRNRHKTWLMVNEAHSLGTLGKTGRGVCEHFGTDPNQVDIWIGTLSKAFGSSGGFVAGSHELVDYLKHTASGFVYSAGLSPPATAAALASLRELEQNPGWVTKLQQNADLVRDLAKKAGLNIGGSDKSPIVPVIVGDSMMTMILAQKLLADGVNARPLTYPAVEESAARLRLFVNAHHTKDQIRQTINKLAALWSKLQRENHASAG is encoded by the coding sequence GTGACTCCAGAGATGCTCAACTCGTTTACTCCTCCTTCCACCAGCATCGTCGATCGTTTGCGCCACCGGGCCGAACATCTCGGATCGCAGGTAGCTTTCACGTTCCTGGTCGACGGAGAAGACGAAGAGATCAAGCTCACTTACGAGCAGCTTGATAAACGGTGCCAGGCGATCGCCGCCGAACTCCAGGCACGCGGCATGGAAGGGGAACGAGCGTTGCTGCTGTTCCCACCGGGGCTCGACTTCATCGCGGCGTTCTTTGGCTGCTTGTACGCCGGCGTGGTCGCCGTTCCCGCCTATCCGCCGCGCCGCAACCGCAACATGGTGCGTATCCAGGCCATCGCCGAAGATGCCCAGGCCAAGGTCGCGCTAACCATCTCGGAAGTCTACGACCGCATGGTCCCGATGTTCGAGGAAACCCCCAAGCTGAAAACGATCGAGTGGATCAGCACCGACAAGGTCGAAGACAAGCTGGCCGCCCAATGGAACCAGCCCGGCATCACGGCCGAAACGCTTGCATTCCTGCAGTACACCTCTGGCTCGACCGGCACGCCCAAGGGGGTGATGCTGAACCACGGCAATATGATGCACAACTCGGCGCTCATCTCGTATGCGTTCGAGCATACCCGCAGCGTCCGGGCCTGTTTCTGGTTGCCCATGTACCACGACATGGGCCTGATCGGTGGTGTGCTGCAGCCCATGCAGATCGGCCAGCCGAACGTGCTGATGTCGCCAATGGCCTTCCTGCAGCAGCCGTATCGCTGGCTGCGGGCAATCTCGAAGTACCAGTGCAACATCAGCGGCGGGCCAAACTTCGCCTATGAACTGTGCGTGCAGAAGATCACGCCGGAACAGCGCGAGAAGCTCGACCTGAGCAGTTGGGAGTTGGCCTTCAACGGGGCTGAGCCGGTCAAACCGGAAACGCTTGATCGCTTCGCGAAGACATTCGAACCGTGCGGCTTCCGGCGCGAGGCGTTCTACCCCTGTTACGGTATGGCCGAAGCGACGCTCATCATCTCAGGCGGCATGAAGAAGAGCCCACCGGTAATTCAAGCGGTCGATGGCTACGCACTCGATCAACACCAGGTGATGGACGCCGACCCGGACGACGACGGCGCGCGATTGATCGTCGGCTGCGGTAACACGCTGCCTGACCAGCGGATTTTGATCGTCGATCCCGACACGTTCGCCAAGCGACAAGCGGACGAAGTAGGCGAGGTCTGGGTTCAAGGCCCCAGTATCGCCAAGGGTTACTGGCGAAACGAAGAAGCGACCGAAGCGATCTTCAATGCCTACACCAGCGACACCAACGAAGGCCCTTTCCTGCGAACGGGCGACCTCGGTTTCATGCAGACCAACGGCGAGTTGTTCATCACCGGCCGTTTGAAAGACATGATCATCGTCCGCGGCGTGAATCGCTATCCGCAGGACATCGAACAAACCGTCACCCAGTGCCACGATCTGCTGGAAGGGATGACGGCCGCCGCGGTGATGGCCGAAGTTGCCGACAAGGAACGCCTGATCGTCGTGGCCGAAGCGCCTCGGGCGAAGCGCAAGGACCTGACCGACATCATCGCGGCCATTCGCCGTGAAGTGGCGATCGAGCACGAAGTCTCGGTCGACGGGGTAGCCCTGATTCGTCGCGGTTCGATCCCCAAAACCTCCAGCGGCAAAATTCAGCGCCACGCATGTCGCGAGCACTTTCTCACGCACACGCTACCGGTGCTGGAGCGCTGGGTGGCCTGGGACGAGGTTCAGGTTTCCGAAGAAATCCAACGCGTCAAGCTGAGGCGTGCTCAACTGGAAGCTGCCCGGGCCGATGCCGAAGGGCTGGCCGTTTCCGATCCGCTGGTCCGCCAGCGCACCATGCAGATGGTGATCGACAAGATCCGCGAGATCGCCAAGGATCGTGGCCGCCAGATCGAACCCGAAACCGACATCCTGGAACTCGATCTCGATTCGCTCGAACGCATGGAAATCATCGCGTCGATCGAAGATCACTACGGAGCCCGCTTTCCCGACGACGTTCTGCCGTCGATGCGAACCGTCGCCCAGGTCGCCGATTGCATCGAGATCTACCTGGCCACCGATGACATGCATCCGGCCCCGCCGAGTGAAATCCCGCAAGAGATGTTCGGCTTCTCGGCATTGCCGGAGTATCGCCAGGTGCGGCAAATCTCGGAACAACTGGGAGACCTCGGTCTTCCCAACCCTTACTTCCAAGTCCTCGACAGCCCCACGTCGGCCACGGCGATCGTCGATGGCAAGGAAGTGATTAACTTCGCTGGCTACAACTACCTGGGCCTGGCCGAGCATCCCGAAGTGAAGAAGGCCGCGATCCAAGCCATCGAGACCCTCGGCGTATCGACCAGCGGCAGCCGGTTGATCTCTGGCGAACGGGCTTTGCATCGCGACCTGGAAAGCGAACTGGCCAGATTCATCGGTGTTCCCAGTTCGATGCTCATGTCCGGCGGGCACGCGGCCAACGAAACGACGATCGGCCATTTGCTGCGAACCGGCGACCTGATCCTGCACGACTCGATGGCCCACAGCAGCATCATCACCGGGGCCAACCTGAGCGGTGCTAGGCGTCGTCCTTACCCGCACAACGATTGGCGTGAACTCGACGAGATCCTGCACGACATCCGCAAAGACTATCGCCGCGTGCTGATCGTCGCCGAAGGGATCTACGGCATGGAAGGGGACGTCTGCCCACTTCCGCAGCTGATCGAAATTCGCAATCGCCACAAGACATGGCTGATGGTCAACGAAGCCCACTCACTGGGCACGCTCGGCAAAACCGGCCGCGGCGTATGCGAACACTTCGGCACCGACCCCAACCAGGTCGACATCTGGATCGGCACGCTCAGCAAAGCGTTTGGTTCGTCGGGCGGTTTCGTCGCCGGTAGCCACGAACTGGTCGATTACCTGAAGCACACCGCCTCCGGCTTCGTCTACAGTGCCGGTCTTTCCCCACCGGCAACCGCCGCGGCCCTGGCCAGCCTGCGCGAGCTGGAGCAAAACCCCGGCTGGGTCACCAAGCTGCAGCAGAACGCCGACCTGGTTCGCGACCTGGCGAAGAAAGCCGGCCTGAACATCGGCGGCAGCGATAAGTCTCCGATCGTGCCGGTCATCGTCGGCGATTCGATGATGACGATGATCCTCGCTCAGAAACTACTGGCCGACGGCGTCAACGCCCGACCGCTGACCTACCCGGCCGTGGAAGAATCGGCCGCTCGCCTGCGTCTGTTCGTCAACGCCCACCACACCAAAGATCAGATCCGCCAGACGATCAACAAACTGGCGGCCCTCTGGTCGAAGCTGCAACGAGAGAATCACGCCAGCGCGGGTTAG
- a CDS encoding alkaline phosphatase D family protein, with the protein MSLRSFQSAANTFLSDRRQFVLGAGSMALLPWLGQCVQGAMKTSASFAKNPFTLGVASGDPQPDGFVLWTRLAPEPLGGGGMPSDTFEVTWELSEDETFNKITQVGKAFATPQLGHSVHVEVQGLPADRWYYYRFQCGDAISPVGRARTTPGYDVMADQLRFAFASCQHYEHGLFTAYEHMAQEDLDLVVHLGDYIYEYPANSKAIRQHIGQEIQSLNDYRNRYALYRTDEHLQAAHALCPWLLVWDDHEFDNNCAGDISEEHDVSPEDFLLRRATAYQVYYEMMPLRSRSMPRGPHMQLYRRIPYGRLANFEMLDTRQYRTEQPNGDGLKPMNDAARDHKNTLLGDKQEHWLMRDLIASQSNWNVLGQQVMMAPADRLEGEKKAYSMDQWPGYTHSRDRLLGFMRDRKVPNPVVLTGDIHNNWVNDLKVNFEDDKDPTMGTEFVCTSISSGGNGQKAEDRAKVLTSENPFVKFFNAERGYVSCTVTPQEWRSDYQVVEFIDKPGAPKITRASYVIESGVPGAKPAGS; encoded by the coding sequence GTGTCGCTTCGTTCATTTCAATCCGCCGCCAATACGTTTCTCTCGGACCGCCGTCAGTTCGTGCTGGGGGCTGGCTCGATGGCTCTGCTTCCCTGGTTGGGGCAATGCGTTCAAGGGGCGATGAAAACCAGTGCGTCGTTCGCCAAAAATCCCTTCACGCTCGGCGTTGCTTCCGGCGATCCGCAGCCTGATGGCTTCGTGCTGTGGACGCGTCTGGCGCCGGAACCCCTGGGCGGGGGCGGCATGCCCAGTGATACCTTTGAGGTGACCTGGGAGCTGTCCGAAGACGAAACCTTCAACAAGATCACCCAAGTCGGCAAGGCCTTCGCGACCCCGCAGCTGGGACATAGCGTGCACGTCGAAGTGCAAGGATTGCCGGCCGATCGATGGTACTACTACCGCTTTCAATGTGGTGACGCGATCAGCCCGGTGGGCCGTGCCCGGACAACGCCCGGCTATGATGTGATGGCCGACCAACTGCGATTTGCGTTCGCTTCGTGTCAGCACTACGAACACGGCCTGTTCACCGCCTACGAACACATGGCCCAGGAAGACCTTGACCTGGTGGTGCACCTGGGGGATTACATCTACGAGTATCCCGCCAACAGCAAAGCCATTCGTCAGCACATTGGTCAGGAGATTCAGTCCCTCAACGATTACCGCAATCGATACGCGCTTTATCGAACCGATGAACACCTGCAAGCGGCTCACGCCTTGTGCCCTTGGCTGTTGGTGTGGGACGACCACGAGTTCGACAACAACTGTGCCGGCGATATTTCGGAAGAGCATGACGTCAGTCCGGAAGACTTCCTGCTGCGTCGCGCAACGGCGTACCAGGTGTATTACGAAATGATGCCGCTGCGCAGCCGCAGCATGCCGCGTGGCCCCCACATGCAGCTATATCGCCGGATCCCTTATGGCCGCCTGGCGAACTTCGAGATGCTCGATACGCGGCAGTACCGCACTGAGCAGCCCAACGGCGACGGCCTCAAGCCGATGAACGACGCCGCCCGGGACCACAAGAACACGCTTTTGGGCGACAAGCAAGAGCACTGGCTGATGCGCGACCTGATCGCTTCGCAGAGCAATTGGAATGTGCTGGGACAGCAAGTGATGATGGCCCCGGCCGATCGCCTGGAAGGTGAGAAAAAGGCCTACAGCATGGATCAGTGGCCTGGGTATACGCACTCGCGTGATCGCTTGCTAGGCTTCATGCGGGATCGCAAGGTTCCTAACCCGGTGGTTTTGACCGGCGACATTCATAACAATTGGGTCAACGACCTGAAGGTGAACTTCGAGGACGACAAGGACCCGACCATGGGAACCGAGTTCGTCTGCACGTCGATCTCCTCAGGCGGCAACGGTCAAAAGGCCGAAGATCGGGCCAAGGTTCTCACCAGCGAGAATCCCTTCGTCAAGTTCTTCAATGCCGAACGCGGCTACGTCAGCTGCACGGTTACGCCGCAGGAGTGGCGGAGCGATTACCAGGTCGTCGAGTTCATCGATAAGCCTGGGGCACCGAAGATCACGCGTGCCTCGTATGTGATCGAATCAGGCGTGCCTGGTGCGAAACCTGCTGGCAGTTAG
- a CDS encoding endonuclease/exonuclease/phosphatase family protein, translating into MRTILLLCVALLAGMTVSTLLGAEPEEDAVNVMSFNIRYGTANDGENHWDRRKEFVAETIQEVNPDLLGTQECLGFQRDFLAKQLPGYQVHAAAREDGKEQGEMCAIFFRTDRFEKLDAGHFWLSETPDVPGSKSWDSSLPRMASWVKLKDKKAVDAKPIVYINTHFDHRGPEARYQSAKMIREKIAQLGDVDVILTGDFNAGEGSKPYVAMFAEESPVVDTYRTVHPEKKAGEGTFSNFDVKNTGGARIDWIGAGRGWNIVEAKILPIHRDGSTPSDHLPITAKLAR; encoded by the coding sequence ATGCGTACTATTCTGCTTCTCTGCGTGGCCCTGTTGGCCGGTATGACCGTTTCGACGCTGCTAGGTGCCGAGCCGGAGGAGGACGCGGTGAACGTGATGTCCTTCAACATTCGTTACGGCACTGCCAACGATGGCGAGAATCACTGGGACCGGCGCAAGGAGTTCGTGGCTGAGACCATTCAAGAGGTGAATCCCGATCTGCTGGGCACGCAGGAATGTCTCGGTTTTCAGCGCGACTTCCTGGCCAAGCAGTTGCCTGGGTACCAGGTGCACGCCGCGGCCCGGGAAGATGGCAAGGAGCAGGGAGAGATGTGTGCAATCTTCTTTCGTACCGATCGCTTCGAGAAACTCGACGCCGGTCACTTCTGGCTGAGCGAAACGCCGGACGTGCCAGGCAGCAAGAGCTGGGACAGCAGCCTGCCGCGGATGGCCAGTTGGGTGAAGCTGAAGGACAAGAAGGCCGTGGATGCCAAGCCAATCGTGTACATCAATACGCACTTCGATCACCGCGGCCCCGAGGCCCGCTATCAGTCGGCCAAGATGATTCGCGAGAAGATCGCGCAGTTGGGCGACGTCGACGTCATCCTGACCGGCGACTTCAACGCCGGTGAAGGATCAAAACCCTACGTGGCGATGTTCGCGGAAGAGTCCCCTGTCGTCGATACGTATCGCACCGTTCACCCCGAAAAGAAAGCCGGCGAAGGAACGTTCTCGAATTTCGACGTCAAGAACACCGGCGGAGCACGCATCGACTGGATCGGCGCCGGCCGCGGCTGGAACATCGTCGAGGCGAAGATCCTGCCGATCCACCGCGACGGCAGCACCCCCTCGGATCACTTGCCAATCACGGCGAAGCTGGCGCGGTAA